Proteins encoded by one window of Apus apus isolate bApuApu2 chromosome 17, bApuApu2.pri.cur, whole genome shotgun sequence:
- the MFSD6L gene encoding LOW QUALITY PROTEIN: major facilitator superfamily domain-containing protein 6-like (The sequence of the model RefSeq protein was modified relative to this genomic sequence to represent the inferred CDS: inserted 5 bases in 4 codons; substituted 1 base at 1 genomic stop codon) produces the protein YEYLDFLGAADGHGRLWVWSSLGAPAGACSVAVIXRLALHSXGYALLTTLSLCVTVFLPTRLPEGTQRVNTTCTALALPWGDGRAILCSSTVFLSGAAGSALHNXLFWQRQARGSRELSVGLSVAVALPAEVLLYFFKGKLLRPFSSGKIAAASLSPQAGQLLCYSFLGAAWSVLLIQGLSALSEGALWCMVKVTVDDIATPXERSLHCLLQALCYSGETSLGSSAGGFVXAVLYQECCLCLVLWLLFFLVVQSKLPRQKKINYSHLLADDSSDMSISDEENEKDWLVKAVKDESFNRNWTQQHGIK, from the exons tatgagtatCTCGACTTCCTTGGTGCAGCTGACGGGCACGGCAGGCTGTGGGTTTGGAGCTCCCTGGGTGCACCTGCAGGTGCCTGCAGCGTTGCCGTGA CCCGCCTCGCTCTCCATTCCTAGGGCTACGCTCTCCTGACGACGCTCTCACTCTGTGTCACTGTCTTTCTTCCCACCCGCCTTCCTGAGGGAACGCAGCGTGTTAACAccacctgcacagccctggcccTCCCGTGGGGCGACGGCCGCGCcatcctgtgctccagcaccGTCTTCCTCAGCGGCGCCGCCGGCTCTGCCCTGCACAA CCTCTTCTGGCAGAGGCAGGCCCGAGGCAGCCGTGAGCTGAGCGTGGGGCTCTCTGTGGCCGTTGCTCTCCCTGCTgaggttttgctttatttcttcaaagGGAAGTTGCTGAGGCCTTTCTCCAGCGGTAAAATTGCTGCAGCCAGTCTGAGCCCCCAGGCAGGACAGCTTCTGTGCTACTCCTTCCTGGGGGCTGCCTGGTCAGTTCTCCTCATCCAGGGGTTATCTGCCCTCAGTGAGGGTGCTTTGTGGTGCATGGTGAAGGTGACAGTGGATGACATAGCCACTC TGGAGAGGTCCCTGCACTGTCTTCTCCAGGCCCTCTGCTATAGTGGAGAAACAAGcttgggcagctctgcaggaggatTTG GTGCAGTTCTGTACCAGgagtgctgcctgtgcctggtgCTGTGGCTCCTCTTCTTCCTCGTTGTCCAATCTAAATTGCCAcggcagaaaaaaattaattattctcaTCTCCTGGCTGATGATTCCAGTGACATGAGTATCTCTGATGAGGAGAATGAGAAGGACTGGCTGGTAAAAGCTGTGAAGGATGAAAGCTTTAATAGGAACTGGACACAACAGCATGGGATCAAATAA